From Candidatus Cloacimonadota bacterium, the proteins below share one genomic window:
- a CDS encoding ferritin family protein, whose amino-acid sequence MLTYSINEVIEFAVQIEKNGYAFYHEASKRKDLEPKAKEFIEFLRDEELNHEKTFLSLRGEAEMQDLELSADWELVSEYLKTIVDSRIFNSEDSAIKKATGAKDLLEIIDFAISFEKDTLLYFHAIKDGISNPNTNKVLRRIINEEVSHVLKLSDYKKTLTK is encoded by the coding sequence ATGCTTACATATTCCATCAATGAAGTAATCGAGTTTGCCGTTCAAATCGAGAAAAACGGCTATGCCTTTTATCATGAGGCCAGCAAGCGTAAAGATTTGGAGCCTAAGGCGAAAGAATTCATTGAATTTTTGCGAGATGAAGAGTTGAATCACGAAAAAACCTTCCTTTCCTTACGCGGGGAAGCCGAAATGCAGGATCTTGAACTTTCAGCAGATTGGGAACTGGTATCCGAATACCTGAAAACAATCGTAGATAGCCGCATCTTTAACAGCGAAGATTCTGCCATCAAAAAGGCTACTGGCGCTAAGGATCTGCTGGAAATTATCGATTTTGCCATCTCATTTGAAAAAGACACGTTGCTGTATTTTCACGCTATCAAGGACGGTATATCCAATCCCAACACTAATAAGGTATTACGCAGAATAATCAACGAAGAAGTGTCTCACGTGCTTAAGCTGAGCGATTATAAAAAAACCCTTACGAAATAA
- a CDS encoding transglycosylase SLT domain-containing protein, translating to MAKRKKKNIGVCLVTILLLAIILTYNPVSIRIMTVGVAVWYRIDPAVFYRLIRTESSFRSFAISPKSAIGLGQMKESTALYVNKEHKRGLLFVPVYNLRLSACYLNYLKNKYNGNWSLVLAAYNWGESNVSRRVKNLTIDPHKNYRDTFRDIPETWNYIGKILPDRKKA from the coding sequence ATGGCGAAACGTAAAAAGAAGAATATCGGCGTATGTTTGGTAACAATCCTACTACTGGCGATAATTCTCACTTACAATCCGGTTTCAATTAGAATCATGACGGTGGGAGTGGCGGTTTGGTATCGCATCGATCCAGCGGTATTTTACAGACTAATTCGCACTGAGAGCAGTTTTCGTAGCTTTGCTATCTCGCCAAAGTCTGCCATTGGTTTGGGTCAGATGAAAGAATCTACGGCACTTTATGTGAATAAAGAGCATAAACGCGGATTGCTGTTTGTACCCGTATATAATTTGCGGCTTTCTGCCTGCTATCTTAACTATTTGAAGAACAAATATAACGGAAACTGGAGCTTAGTGCTTGCTGCCTATAATTGGGGAGAATCAAACGTATCTCGGCGTGTGAAAAACTTAACAATTGATCCTCACAAGAATTATCGGGATACCTTCAGAGATATTCCAGAAACTTGGAACTACATTGGTAAAATTCTGCCAGACCGAAAAAAGGCTTGA